A segment of the Plasmodium reichenowi strain SY57 chromosome Unknown, whole genome shotgun sequence genome:
ATTGGAATTAAAACTTTTGAAAATTAATCATGGAGCTGTTAGGAGACTCTTGAAGGAATTAATATTCTACGAAGAGGAAGAAAAGGAATTAAGAAGTAAATTGAACACCCTTAAGgtaataaatgaataaa
Coding sequences within it:
- a CDS encoding tubulin-specific chaperone a, putative, encoding MEYMALELKLLKINHGAVRRLLKELIFYEEEEKELRSKLNTLK